The sequence below is a genomic window from Williamwhitmania taraxaci.
AATCTGTGGATGTAATTGTTACTGAATCCTGGCTAAAGAATTCATACCATTTTCCGGTTGTAGGGAAGGAAACTGTAGTAACCATTGATTTTACATCAAAGTTGCCGATAATTACTGCTGTTTCTGCTCCTGAAGTTAATCTCATAGTTTTAATGACTCCGGAAAAGGAAGTTGTAAAGTCTGTACCTGAGAATGGAGCATACTCACGTTTCAGCTTATTGAGGGTAGCGTAGTGAGAGAATAGCAAACTGCGATCGGCGTTATTCATATAGTCCCACCGGATAGGCTTTTCACCCGTTCTTCCATTTAAATCGATGGAAAAATCATAACCAACCTCACCAAATTGCCAAATCATTTTTGGACCTGGTACCGGGATAAGAAATAGAGAGGTTAGTTTTGAACGGTTTAATGCTGTCTTCAAATTCTTTACACTATAGGCACCGTCCGAATTTCCAGAGGTCAGGTTCTTATACATACTTCGCTCTTCGTCGTGACTTTCCATATACCCGATTAGGTTTGGGTTATTCCAACCACGGCTCTTGTAGGATATTCCAGAGAAGTTAGAGTTTGGTATAAAGCCCATTCCTGCATCTAAATAACTCCCATTCAAATTACCCCAAAGCATTAAGCCATGGTTTGCAAGCACGGTTTCTTCTGCATTATCTGATAGATGTTCGGCAATCACGTAAGCATCAGATTTATACTCCCAAATTTTGTTTGCCATGCGCTCGAGTATGGTAATACGGGCAGCATCATATTGACCTCCCCAAGGGTCGCTGCTTGTGTGAGGAGTGTTACTGAACCCTTTGGTAAAGTCGAATCGAAAGCCATCGACTTTGTATTCCGACATCCAGAATCTACTAATACTATCCACTAATGCTTGAGTTTCGATGCTCTCATGATTAAAGTCGTATCCCCACTGCGCATCGGGGTTAGTAAAGTTCGATTGAACATTATACCATGGATTATCAACAGTTGGTTTATTCGTGTTTTTATCGAAGTAAAGTTTTAAGAATGGTGATTGCCCATATGAGTGATTAAGCACGAGATCCAAAACTACGGCAATGCCGTTCTGGTGTGCAACATCAACTAATCGCTTCAACTCATTTGCGGGTCCGTAATACTTATCAGGGGCAAAGTAAAAACTAGGGTTATAACCCCACGATAAGTTCCCATCGAATTCGTTTATAGGCATTAATTCAATTACGTTAACGCCTAGACGTTTGAAGTAGGCAATTGAATCGGCAACACGGGCATAGGAATGAGCGTGTGTAAAGTCCCGAACTAGTAGCTCATAGATAATCAGCTTTGATTTGTCGGGATTCGAAAAGTTTGTGACTTGCCAAGGGTATGGCTGCTGACCGGTTTTGAATATCGAAACTATTCCAGTGGTTTTCCCAACTGGGTATTGCTTCAATCCTGAATACGTTGAATCTACAATATACTGATCGCTCCAGGGATCGAGCAACTTTTCGGAGTAAGGATCGGCGATGGTTATATTTCCATCCACATTATATTGGAAACCATACTCTTTGTTAGGATCTAACCCTGAAAGCGTTATCCAGTAGTATTTGCCATCGGATGTGCGCTTCATATAGTAATCAGCTTTAATTAGCCAGTCACTAAAATCGCCAAAAGCAAAGGCATAGCTCTTTTTTGCAGCCGGATCTTTTAGAACGAGAGTTACGGTAGTATTATCGATATAGTTGATGCCGGGCTTAACTCCGGCAGGAAGTTCTTCTGTAATAACGGCAGGACGGACAATAATATTAACAGAGTCGGCGAGCGTTGAAGTCGCATCTGAAGCTACCGCTTTTATCCAGTGATTGCCATAGGCCGACGCAGGATAGCTGTAGCTAATAGTAGCATTAGTGGTTGTATTTACTTGAATATTGTCGATAAATATGCTTAATGAAGTAGAGTTATTGGCAGAGGCCTCAATGGCTACAGCTGAATTAAGTTCGTAAATTGGTTGATCTTTTAGTGGATTCGAGAGGGTAAGCGAAAGCCCTGGCTCATAAACGTTATATAGAATATCGGGGCTGGTCTGCTTTGAACCGTCAGCACTTCTAAATACAAAGCAGAGTTTTGTGATTTTTTTTTCGGCAGGAACTTTGTAGAACTCCCTGATTGATGGAGAAATAGTTAGGGTATAAAGATTGGGATTTGAACCGGAGCGGGTGAGTTTGGGTTGCGCGGTATTGACGCCCCAAGCTCCAATTACATAGGCCCACTGTTCAATACCATCGACATTTACGCCCGTGTGAGCATAGATATCGCCGGCAAAATCTTTTAATGCAGCATTACCTAGGGTTGCATCAAAGGTAACAACAACCTGATCGGTGGCTGTGGGTAGGGTAGGAGTTACGGTAATGACTTGAGATAGCAATGTACTGCTCATCCAAAATAAAAAAACAGTTATTGCAATTACTTTAGTTAGGATGGTCTTCATTTTTGAAAATGATTTGGTTGAAACGTTACCATATTTAGCATTCATTTTATCGGAGGAAATGATTACCTATCTTCCAAAAACGTATTAAGTGTAAAAAAGTTAGGTGAAATGGAATAACATATTTAGTTACCCAATATTATAGAAAAAGAAGTTACCCAAATTGGGTAACTTCTTTTTCAAAATTACATTTTATCGATACTATAGAATAGTATATGTTCCATTTACAAGATCTAACGTAATTGTATACGTTCCTGCTGTGGATACTACTATGTTATCGCCACCCCATGATATATTTGATGGAGTACCGCCTAGATTAATATCCCAGCCATCATTTGCTCTGAACTTAAACTCACCAACAGTCAGGTTAGCAGTTATTGTCCAGGTGTTGTTTGCGTTTGGCGTCATGTTTTGATCAGAATCCCAGCCACCTGCAGTAGCACTACCAATAATACCCCATTGAGTAACAGAATATTTGTAATTGTTAGGCGAGGATAGATTCATCATAACACTATAAGTACCCGCTGTAGATACGGCAATATTATCGCCTCCTGCAGTTAGTTTTCCGTCAGGGCCACCAAAGTTGATATCCCAGCCATCATTAGCTCTGAATTTAATTTCTCCAGCAGTTAATGGAATAGTGGCAAACCAACTTCTGAAGAATGCACTGTAAGTCATGTTTTGATCGGAATCCCAGCCACCTGCAGTACCACTGCCGATTATACCCCAATCAGTTTTGATTGCAGTATAGGTCATGTTGATCATGTCTATTGCAAATTGATAGTATCCAGCCGAAGGAACGCTCAAATTACCGGCATCAGCAGCAGTGCTAAGTATCCCAGCCGCACTTCCCAAACCATAAGCTGTTCCTGTCCAGCTTTTTTGCGCAACAAATTTGAATTCACCGGCAGCAGGGAAGTAAATAAAACCTCTTACAATTGGGTCGGTTTCAGTGTTCATTAAGGAATCTTTAGCAGCAGCAGGATCCCAACCTTGGAAAGCACCGGCCGCATACAATTTTACAATAGAAGCAGGTGTAGTAAAGGAAACCTCTGTGCCGTAACCTGTACCGCCGCTGTTTGTTGCAAAAGCTTTAACATAATACTTCGTTTTCTGTTTTAGTTTGGAGATAGAACTTGTAAATGTTCCAACTGCTTTACCATCGGAAGTAATACTGTCTTTGCAATGCTCAAGTGTAGGATTTGGTAGAACACTATAGCAAACCCCGCGTTGAGTTATTGCTCCACGACCGTCGTCGCTAACTTCACCGCCACCTTGGGCTGTTGTTCCAGACATAGCCGTAAAAACAGCGGTAGTAACAGTTGGTACATTTGGTAAAGTTGTAAAAGACAGTTCTTCACCATATAAAACACCACCAACAGTTATTGCATACGCACGCGCATAGTATTTGGTGGCAAAATCCAATCCTGTAAGAGTAACCTCAAAAGTTGCTGTAATAACAGAATCTGCTGTAAATATTACTTTGTCTCCAGCTATCGTAGGTTCTGGTGAAGTACTGTAACAAACACCTTTTTCACTTATACCACTTCCCGTTGAAACTACAAAGCCGATAACAGTGGCAGAGGTATTAAAGATTTTAGTGGTTTCGGAGGTTGCGAGTTTTGATTCTAGCGTAACATCCTTATCCTCCTTTGTACAAGCAACAAATAGCATTGTAACCGCAAAAAAGGATGTAAGCGATCGTAATAATATTTTTTTCATGGAACAGTTTTTTAAAATGTTAACTGAAATTACCTTGTGAGTAATGATGATTTTTATGAGATCGTCACTCTTAAGACTCTTTCAAAAAAAACTTAAATTTTGAATTTCAAGCCTTCCCTTTAAGGGAAGGCTTGAAAAATTAGTTTTTAACAATCGTAAAAGAACCAAGTTCACCTACATCATTTGTGATAGTAAGTGTAATGGTATAATTACCGGCAGCACTTACAGCAATGTTTGCTCCGTTGTGAACCAAACTGCTGGCAGTACCTCCAAGGTTCCAAGCCCAACCATCATTTTTTCTGAATTTTATTTCGCCGACAATGAGATCAACAGTGATTTGCCAAGTTCCGGTAGCTGCATCGTAATCCATAGGTGAATCAGGTGAATCCCATCCATTAGGACTAGCCGAGCCTACAAGTCCAATTCGATACTGTGCAACAGCGTAGGTTAATCCATTAACATCAGCATTAACCTTGTTCCATCCATTATCGTTTATAGAAATTGCAGAGCCATTTTCTGAAAGGATACCAGAATTTCCCCCATAGGTCTTGTTTGCATCAGGATCCTTTAAAGTATAGGTCTTTGTATTGTCGAACTTAACAAAACCAGCATAGACACCATTTCCTAAAGCCGATTCAACTTTTCCAACAACGACACCACCTGTTATGAAATCAAGACGAGGTAAGCCATAAAGTGTTACATTAACCGTTTTAGTTTCTGAAGTATACTCGAAAGTTTTGCTTCCAGTACCACCATCGACAACCATTACTGCACGGATTCTTAAATCCGCTTCCGAAACTTGATCTCCTGGAAATTTCTTCAACAAAATGCTATTCAAATCACTAACGGTGATTAGCATGCTTGTGTCTTGAACATCTGAAAGAATAGCAGCAGTATTCACGAAGTTATTTCCCTTAGGGCAAGCCTCTAAAAAGTATTTCGCTGAGGCATTATAACCAGGATTTAAGAGTGTACCAACAAACTTCAATGTGTTTGTTCCAGCAGCACGGGTAAGCGTAAGATCCGGAATTGTTTGAAACGTTGGCACGATAGGATTCTCTAGCATGGTTGCCTTCGATTCATCCTTCTCACAGGAGAATAGAAGCCCCAGCATTCCAATGGACATAATATATAATAGCTTGTTCATTTCTTCTGAGTTTTAAAGATTAGTAACCAGTGTTCTGTTTGATGTTCGGGTTTGCAGAAACTTCTTCGCCTGGAATAGGGAAGATGTTTAAATGCGAACTTGTGCTAGTTCCGTTGGCTACGCCACCTTTCCAAGCCCATACATAAGTTCCGTTTGTAAATTGTCCGAAACGAATTAGGTCGGTACGACGTTGAGCCTCATAGTAGAATTCACGTCCACGTTCGTCGAGCAACGCTTTGGCTGTTACAGCGGCAATGCGATTTGCTGGATTTGCACCAAATGCACCTGCATGAAATGCTCTGTCTCTAATGTAGTTTACATCAGCCAGCGCCTCACTTGCACCACCTGTGGCACCGTTGAAATTTGCCTCAGCTCTCATCAAATATGCATCAGCAAGGCGGAAAACAGGAAAATCAGTACTAGCATATGCTGAATTATAGGTAGCGGCTTGAGTTCCGTCAGCATTAGTTGCAGTAAACTTATATACTCCAATGCCATAATCGCCGCTCGAAGAAGGACTAGGTATATCCATGCTCTTCTTCATCTTAATTAATACACGGGTGTCTTTCGATATTTTAAAGAGTGTATCATTGGCTGGCACAGCAATGTTGCCGTAAGTGGCAAGTGTGTCAACTAAAACGTTCATAAATTGCTTTCTTGCCCTGTTGCCATTCCAGTTGGTATTGTTGGTTAATCCATGGAAATCCTCAGCTTTAATGTATCTAGCATCGCTTGATGATTCAATAATAAAGGTAGTTCCAACATAGCCTTGGATATTTACACCATCTTGAGCATAGGCAAAAATCATTTCAGGATTAGTGCTTCTGTCGTTATCAGCGCTAAAATTTTGGCGATAATTCGAAGCTAAAGAGTAGTTGCCTGAATTAATTACCTTGTCACAATAGATTTTGCAATTTTCCCATTGTGGAGTTCCGGTATATACTCCAGCATTAAGATAAACACGTGCTAAAAGCATCCATGCTGCAGCTTTATTAGCTTGAGCGGAACTTGAACCTGGCTCAGAGAGTTTGTCTTCAATATCTGTTAGTTCAGCAACAATGTAGTTGAATAATGTTACGCGATCAGTTTGTTTAGGAAAGAATTTACCAACACCATCGGCCTCAGTTGTAAAAGGTGGGTTAGCAAATAGATCCATATAGTATGTATAAGCCAACGCTCTTAAAAATCTAGCCTCAGCATTATAGCGAATTATTGTAGGATCCGTGCTGCCATTTGTAGCACCTATAAACTGGTTTGCATACGTAATTGATAAACCTAAACGTTGGTATAGCGCTGTTAAGAATGGATTAGTGGCGCTCCAAGTTTGAGTATTCAAATCGGAAATACCAATGTCACCCCAGGCACATATTGCCTCATCCGTAGTGATTTCCTGAACGTTCCAAAGTGCACGCACAGTGGTAAAAAAGTTACCATCCGATGCAGCAATATCATCGCCACCATTTGATCCTTGGCCCGAGATAATAAAGCTAGCATACAATTTAGCTAAAAATTGTTTTGTATATACTGGATCGTCTCCGAGGTTTCCTGATAATATGGTATTGGGGTCCTTCGGTGTTATATCAAGGTCTTTCACACACGATGTTACCATGAGTGTTGAAAGAACAATTCCAAGAATTATATTTCTAGTTTTCATATTTTATTTCCTCCTTGTAAATGTTAAAACTTTAGGCTTAAACCAAGCATAAATGTTCTAGGTCTTGGGTAAAAGTTATTGTCAATACCACCGGACACTTCTGGGTCGAGGCCAGAATACTTCGTAATTGTAAGCACGTTTTGAACGGTGAAACTAATACGAGCAGTCGTTTTACCATAAAAATTGTCGAAGTTGTAACCTGCACTTAAGTTGTCAAGTTTGAAGAACGAAGCATCTTCAACAAAGTGATCGCTCGAGAACTGACGCTTTACAAATTGGGTCTCATTCAATTGTCTTGTAAAATTCTTCCAGTAGTTAAGCTGAAACATTTGGTCGTAAGAAGCACCTGCTGATACAAGGTTGTAAACGTAGTTGCCAATGCTTGCGCGAGCCGATCCGGAGAAGTCAAAATTCTTGTAAGTAAATCGTGCCGAGAATCCTAGTAGGTAATCCGGTGATGGGCTCTTTGAAATGTATCTGTCTGCATTATCTCCGCTAACAACTCCGCCTTGACCTGAAAGATCAACATACAAACCTTCAATTGGATTGCCGTTGGCATCGTAAACTTGCTGATTTAAGTAAAATGAGTGAGCAGGGTAACCAACCTTTACAACTTGCTTAATCCCTGTAAATGCATCACCCTCAAGAATACCTGGAAAGTTTGGATCATCGCTCATCAGCAATTTAGTAACCTTATTTTTGTTATAAGTAACATTAAACCCTAACTCCAACGACACGTCCTTTTTAGAAATAGGTCGGGTGTTAATTGATAATTCAACACCACTGTTTTCAAGACTACCAACATTAGTGAAGAGTCTATTTGAGTTATTGCTTCCTGTAGGTATTGGAACAATGGTTAATAGATCTTTGGTCTTGCGCTTGTATACGTCGATAGATCCAGAAATACGGTCGTTTACGAACCCAAAATCTAAACCAATGTTCTGGGTTGTTGTTTCTTCCCATTTAATATTTGGGTCGGATGCACCAGGGCGCAATGTAGGGATATATTCTCCATCGATGAGATAAAACGATCCTGGAGATGAGGCGATGAATACTGACTGAGATGGATAATCGCTTCCAATATCTTGTTGTCCAGTGACACCCCATCCCAATCTAAGTTTCATTTCAGAAACAACCTTTACATCCTTTAGGAACGTCTCGTCCTTAATTTTCCAAGCAAGAGCTGCTGCAGGGAAAAGACCCCACTGATTGGAACCTGCAAAGCGAGATGAACCGTCGTTACGAAGGGTTGCGGTAAACAAATACCGATCCATGAAGGTATAGTTCAATCGTCCAAAAAATGAAACGAGATAGTTTTCAGAAATGTATGAAGTTGTAACTGGAGCATTACTGTTAGGTATTACACCATCGGTATAAGAACCACCTTCACGTTTGAAGTGTTGCCATGAGTAACCTGCTGTTAAATCTAACTTGCTCGATACTTCAGTTAAGTCTTTATTATAGTTGAAGTAAAAATCGAGAAGGTTATTATAACTTTTTGCATTGTAATCGCTCAATCGTCCTAAGTAGCCACCAGTTAGTCCGGTTGGAGATGTTATTGGTCGATTGTTATAACCGTCCGATTTAGTGAAGTCTGTCGCCACATTTAGGTTGGCCTTTAACCCTTCAATAAATGGAAGTTTATAATCAATCTGAGCATTTCCAACAAAACGAGACACTTCTGATTTATTATCTGCAGCCATTAACTGTTCTACAGGATTAGATGTGCCAAGGCTAGAACCGTAGTTTGCCCACTGAAAATATCCGTCAGAAACGGCATTGCCATCTTTAATTGGTTTGGTTGGATCCATATTTACAGCTGATCCTAATGCTCCTGCATCACCAAAATTATTTTTGGTATACATTCCTTTGGCGTTAACCGAAACTTTAAGGCTACCATCAAGAAAACTAGGATCCAAATTAATCGATCCTGTTGTCCTTTGTAGGTCGGTGTTTTTCATAATACCATTCTGATCGGTATATCCAACAGATACACGATAAGGTAATGTTTTATAGGCACCCGTTACACTTACGTTGTGATCTTGTGAAATAGCAGTGCGGAAAATTTCCTTCTGCCAATTGGTCGAACTATTTCCAAGGCGGGTAAAGCTGCTAACACCAAAAAGATCTTGCTTGTCGAATGCGATCTTCCTTATTTCGTCAGCGGAATACACATCTAAAAATTCGATTGCGCTAGATATCGATGTATTGCCATCGTATCTTACAGAAAATGCACTTCCTACTTTACCTTTTTTAGTGGTAATTATAATAACACCATTCGATGCACGAGACCCGTAAATAGCAGTTGCCGAAGCATCTTTAAGTACCGTGAAGGTTTCAATATCGTTTGGGTTAATAAAGGAGAGGAAGTTGCTGCTTCCCGAAACGTTTTCGTTTGAGATGGCAACACCATCAACAACAATCAAAGGATCATTTGAAGCATTCAACGAAGAACCTCCACGAATCCTAATAGTTGAGCCACTTCCGGGAGCTCCGCCAGCATTTGTAATTACAACACCAGCACTTTTGCCAACTAATAGATCTTGCGCAGAAGTAATGGCACCCTTGTTGAATCGGTCCGAACTTACTGCAACAACTGATCCTGTTGCATCAGATTTCTTTACTGTACCATAACCGATAACTACAACCTCATCGATTTGCTCTGTTGCGGGTTTTAGCACAACATTAATAATATTACCGGTAACCACTACTTCCTGCGTAGTGTAACCAATACTCGAAAATACCAGCGTGTTCTGACTGGCAACGCTAATTGTGTAGTTACCATCTAGATCAGTGGCGGTACCATTGCTGGTTCCTTTTACATAAACGGTTGCTCCAACCATGGTTGAACCGTTCGAGGCATCGGTGACTTTACCCGAGACAGATAGGTCTTGAGCATAAGCCAGGCCCCCTGAGCATAGAATGATGCTAACTAATAGCATTCGTCCTACAAGTGTGAAGAGGTGCTTCATAATACTTACATTAGGCTTAGGTAAAACAATAATTTTTTGTTTATAATTCTTTTTTAGATTTTGCGCTGCTCAATTTAGGTAAAGTTAACGTATTTTATATGTGAAGTTAATACCTTATGCCGTGTAAATCAATGCAAACGAAACCGCAATCGATTGCAAATTGATCTTTATTGGAATGACGTTTGTCATTTTATTTAGAATTAACACCTATTTTGACCTTTCCATTAATCTAATTACATTTGAATATTACCAATAAAGTTCATATGAAGCCACATCCAGTAACAATCAAGGACATAGCTCGCGAATTAGGCGTATCGCCATCCACTGTTTCACGCGCCCTGAAAGATCATCCTGATATTAGCGAGGAAACTCGTAGGGTTGTGAAGGAACTGGCAGATAGATTGAAATATAAACCGAATGCGATTGCCCTAAGTCTGAAGAATCGAAAGAGTAATGTGGTGGGGGTAATTATTCCCCAAATAGTACACTACTTTTTCTCTTCAGTGATCAGCGGAATTGATGAGGTGGCTACAAAATACGGATATAGTGTGATGATCGCACAATCGAATGAACTTTTCGATAAAGAGGTTGAAGCGATGGCCGCCTTAGCCGATGGTCGAATTGATGGGCTACTAATCTCTATTTCGAAAGAGACAGTGAAGTATGACCACTTCCGCCAGTTTAAGGAGGAGGGGATTGAGATCGTGTTCTTCGATCGGATTCCTGACGATTTCAAAAGCGATAGCGTTGTTATTGACGATTTTCAAGGTGCCCTTAAGGCCGTTCAGCATCTAATTGATGGTGGACATAAACGTATCCTTCACCTTGCCGGACCACAAACAAGGCTTATTGGTCGAAAACGACTAAAAGGATATTTGCAGGCATTGGAGAACAATCATATCCCATTTGATGAGAAGCTTGTTGTTTCGTGCGATACATTTGATAAGGCACTCGAAAAAATGCCGGAATTGGTAAGCAGCGGTTTGCAATTCGATGCGGTATTTACCGTAAACGATTTTACGGCTGCTGGGGTTATTCAATCGCTCAAATTGTTAGGCAAACTTGTTCCAGACGATATGGCTGTTGTAGGATATGGGGATGATGATATTGCGAAAATGATTTATCCTACTCTTACCACAATTCGACAACCTGGCAAAGAGATGGGTATTCGTGCCATGGAAATGCTCCATAAACGGCTCAGTAGTATCGAAGAAAATACTGAAATTGTCTCAGAGGTTTTGCAGGCCGAATTAGTTCAGAGAAACAGCTCATTAAGGGTGTAATCGCTATTCTGAATTTCGCCTATTATATAAAGGTGTTGTTAGCGGGCTCACATTTAGTGGGCCCGTTTCCGTATGCACTACCTGCTGTACTAATAATCGTGCTGCATTAGGCTTGGTTTTATCCTAATGGTTATCAAGCGAGCAAATAGCAAATTTTATTGGATCGTTTCCATGTCCCCTAATGCTCAATTTACAAGAAATTGCGGATCAAAATAGGCATTAATGCTTGCGAAATATAGCGTTCAAGGTCATTTGTTAACTGAATATTAAGATTTTTTTATTTTTTTTTACTCTATCCGCAATCGATTTAGATATGGGATTGAATGCCTTAAATCTCCTCATATTTAAGTGGTTCTGCTCTGGATAGGTGTGTTAATTCGGTTCTTTTTCATATTTTTGAGAAAGAGTTGTAAGCAATATCCGCAGAAATACCCACAACCTAAGTTCGCCATTGATGGGCGTGCATTGGGATATGATATTTTGCAATAGTTTGCAAATCTGGCATCTAACCTTTCAAACAACTAAACGCATAGTAGTATGGCTAAAAAACCACACCTCAGTTTTTGGCAAATTTGGAATCTCTCCTTTGGCTTCCTTGGCGTTCAAATTGGTTATTCCCTGCAAAATGGTAATACCAGCCGTATTCTCTCTTCCTTAGGTGCGGATGTAGGCCATTTAAGTTATTTCTGGTTAGCCGCACCACTTGCGGGATTGCTCGTCCAGCCTATTATTGGTCTGTCAAGCGATAAGACCTGGACTCGGTTGGGCCGACGCGTGCCATTTATTCTTGGTGGAGCCATTGCCTCAGCCCTCGCCATGTTTTTCATGCCGAACTCGGAATTTTTCACCTACCTATTTCCACCCTTAATATTTGGTGCCGTCATGCTTCTATTCATGGACACATCGTTTAATGTAACGATGCAGCCATTCCGAGCATTGGTGGGCGATATGGTTAACGACGATCAGCGCAACATTGGTTATTCGGTTCAGAGTTTTCTCATTAATACGGGAGCTGTTTTAGGGTCGATTCTTCCATTTTTACTCACCTATATTGGTGTGTCGAATATTCCGGCAGAAGGTGCAAAAGTAGCACCAACTGTAATATGGGCTTTCTACATTGGGGGTGCTATTTTGCTTATAACAGTTCTCTGGACATCCTTCACTACTAAGGAATTTCCGCCAAAAGAGTATGAGGAACTTAATAATATCACTGCTGAAGAAAAGAAGCACACATCCTTTCTAACGCTACTAAAAGATATTCCAGAAACCATGTGGCGGCTGTCTATTGTCCAGTTTTTCTCTTGGTTCTCTTTGTTTTTAATGTGGGTGTATACTACCAGTGGAATTGCCCAGAATGTATGGGGAGTAGTTCCAACCGATTCAACCTCCGCCGCATTTAATGCTGCTGGAAACTGGACAGGTGTAATATTTGCCTGCTATAGCGCCTTCGCAGCTGGTTTCTCAATGCTCATGCCACGTATTGCCCGAATTATTGGTCGAAA
It includes:
- a CDS encoding MFS transporter; this encodes MAKKPHLSFWQIWNLSFGFLGVQIGYSLQNGNTSRILSSLGADVGHLSYFWLAAPLAGLLVQPIIGLSSDKTWTRLGRRVPFILGGAIASALAMFFMPNSEFFTYLFPPLIFGAVMLLFMDTSFNVTMQPFRALVGDMVNDDQRNIGYSVQSFLINTGAVLGSILPFLLTYIGVSNIPAEGAKVAPTVIWAFYIGGAILLITVLWTSFTTKEFPPKEYEELNNITAEEKKHTSFLTLLKDIPETMWRLSIVQFFSWFSLFLMWVYTTSGIAQNVWGVVPTDSTSAAFNAAGNWTGVIFACYSAFAAGFSMLMPRIARIIGRKNTYRYSLLLGGLSLLSMIFIKDQYMLIFAMAGVGISWAAILAMPYAILSSSLPASKMGVYMGIFNASITIPQIAAGLLGGVILALLGGQAIFMLGVAGLSMVFAAIGVFFVHDKNEIR
- a CDS encoding SusC/RagA family TonB-linked outer membrane protein, which translates into the protein MKHLFTLVGRMLLVSIILCSGGLAYAQDLSVSGKVTDASNGSTMVGATVYVKGTSNGTATDLDGNYTISVASQNTLVFSSIGYTTQEVVVTGNIINVVLKPATEQIDEVVVIGYGTVKKSDATGSVVAVSSDRFNKGAITSAQDLLVGKSAGVVITNAGGAPGSGSTIRIRGGSSLNASNDPLIVVDGVAISNENVSGSSNFLSFINPNDIETFTVLKDASATAIYGSRASNGVIIITTKKGKVGSAFSVRYDGNTSISSAIEFLDVYSADEIRKIAFDKQDLFGVSSFTRLGNSSTNWQKEIFRTAISQDHNVSVTGAYKTLPYRVSVGYTDQNGIMKNTDLQRTTGSINLDPSFLDGSLKVSVNAKGMYTKNNFGDAGALGSAVNMDPTKPIKDGNAVSDGYFQWANYGSSLGTSNPVEQLMAADNKSEVSRFVGNAQIDYKLPFIEGLKANLNVATDFTKSDGYNNRPITSPTGLTGGYLGRLSDYNAKSYNNLLDFYFNYNKDLTEVSSKLDLTAGYSWQHFKREGGSYTDGVIPNSNAPVTTSYISENYLVSFFGRLNYTFMDRYLFTATLRNDGSSRFAGSNQWGLFPAAALAWKIKDETFLKDVKVVSEMKLRLGWGVTGQQDIGSDYPSQSVFIASSPGSFYLIDGEYIPTLRPGASDPNIKWEETTTQNIGLDFGFVNDRISGSIDVYKRKTKDLLTIVPIPTGSNNSNRLFTNVGSLENSGVELSINTRPISKKDVSLELGFNVTYNKNKVTKLLMSDDPNFPGILEGDAFTGIKQVVKVGYPAHSFYLNQQVYDANGNPIEGLYVDLSGQGGVVSGDNADRYISKSPSPDYLLGFSARFTYKNFDFSGSARASIGNYVYNLVSAGASYDQMFQLNYWKNFTRQLNETQFVKRQFSSDHFVEDASFFKLDNLSAGYNFDNFYGKTTARISFTVQNVLTITKYSGLDPEVSGGIDNNFYPRPRTFMLGLSLKF
- a CDS encoding LacI family DNA-binding transcriptional regulator, which encodes MKPHPVTIKDIARELGVSPSTVSRALKDHPDISEETRRVVKELADRLKYKPNAIALSLKNRKSNVVGVIIPQIVHYFFSSVISGIDEVATKYGYSVMIAQSNELFDKEVEAMAALADGRIDGLLISISKETVKYDHFRQFKEEGIEIVFFDRIPDDFKSDSVVIDDFQGALKAVQHLIDGGHKRILHLAGPQTRLIGRKRLKGYLQALENNHIPFDEKLVVSCDTFDKALEKMPELVSSGLQFDAVFTVNDFTAAGVIQSLKLLGKLVPDDMAVVGYGDDDIAKMIYPTLTTIRQPGKEMGIRAMEMLHKRLSSIEENTEIVSEVLQAELVQRNSSLRV